In the Bacillus carboniphilus genome, one interval contains:
- the rplJ gene encoding 50S ribosomal protein L10, with protein MSSAIEQKKLIVDEITDKLKSSVSTVVVDYRGLNVAEVTELRKQLRDAGVEFKVYKNTLTRRAAEAAELSGLNDALLGPNAIAFSSEDVVAPAKILNDFAKKHDALEIKAGVIEGNIATVEEVKALAELPSREGLLSMLLSVLQAPMRNFALATKAVADQKEEQGA; from the coding sequence ATGAGCAGTGCAATTGAGCAAAAGAAACTAATCGTAGACGAAATTACTGATAAACTTAAATCTAGCGTATCTACAGTAGTAGTAGATTACCGTGGACTTAACGTTGCTGAGGTAACAGAACTTCGTAAACAACTGCGTGATGCCGGAGTTGAGTTCAAAGTCTACAAAAACACACTAACTCGCCGTGCTGCAGAAGCAGCTGAGCTTTCAGGTTTAAACGATGCTCTTTTAGGACCAAACGCAATTGCGTTCAGTTCTGAAGATGTTGTGGCTCCTGCGAAGATTCTAAACGACTTTGCTAAAAAGCATGATGCGTTAGAAATCAAAGCTGGTGTGATTGAAGGAAACATTGCAACTGTTGAGGAAGTTAAAGCACTTGCAGAACTTCCATCTCGCGAAGGTTTACTTTCAATGTTGCTTAGCGTACTTCAAGCTCCAATGCGTAACTTTGCATTGGCAACTAAAGCAGTTGCTGATCAAAAAGAAGAGCAAGGTGCTTAA